A window from Plectropomus leopardus isolate mb chromosome 3, YSFRI_Pleo_2.0, whole genome shotgun sequence encodes these proteins:
- the ccl25b gene encoding C-C motif chemokine 25b — MKFQALFFLLLLTCMYLSLAQGSYGDCCIGYVTEMKANVRKRIESYRMQETDGDCNIRAVVFLMKRRPSHERQRTVCANPNDIWVQAQIDILNNRKI, encoded by the exons ATGAAGTTCCAggctcttttctttcttctgctcCTCACCTGCATGTACCTGAGTCTTGCTCAAG GCTCATATGGTGACTGCTGCATCGGCTATGTTACGGAAATGAAAGCAAACGTGAGGAAAAGAATTGAAAGTTACAGGATGCAGGAAACAGATGGTGATTGCAACATCAGAGCCGTTGT GTTTCTGATGAAGAGGCGACCTTCACATGAAAGACAGCGGACTGTCTGCGCCAATCCAAATGACATTTGGGTCCAGGCACAGATTGATATTCTGAACAACAGGAAGATTTAG